In Cydia strobilella chromosome 8, ilCydStro3.1, whole genome shotgun sequence, one DNA window encodes the following:
- the LOC134743383 gene encoding uncharacterized protein LOC134743383, protein MARLQHLLLAAIAIQVYVNAAPSGVSKLEDIAKTETTTDATPHPLEESTLENTDTTGQRQKRWYDFGGFGIPPLISPGYSTFVKRDESLSTGVYGLVDDPLSHVYRRLQDIASVARQPAFPPSFPPSFPIYLPVLYLPQPCNCNRQPQPTNNQNGSRPDSIHNRFPEMEDTRQNWGYVINDDEDNDDGQDVRRPINFDVIEPNNTVTRRPPPVEHGTVQGDGTLNSIPPGAPPTTFRPSTTRRPPENAPKEVSTKQLPTNCDAAVLSCCHRPEITFECFTTQGCPDVGSYGNPCEPNVILRVIERFQRFYQQRTGTT, encoded by the coding sequence ATGGCAAGACTACAACACCTGTTGCTCGCCGCGATAGCGATCCAAGTCTACGTCAACGCTGCACCGAGTGGCGTCAGTAAGCTTGAAGACATCGCTAAAACCGAGACAACGACTGATGCAACGCCACACCCACTAGAAGAAAGCACCCTTGAAAACACAGATACCACGGGCCAGCGACAAAAGCGCTGGTACGATTTCGGAGGATTCGGCATTCCACCACTAATCAGCCCTGGATATTCTACTTTTGTGAAAAGAGACGAATCACTAAGCACCGGCGTCTATGGCTTAGTAGACGATCCGCTGTCACACGTATACAGGCGGCTGCAAGATATCGCATCCGTAGCTAGACAACCAGCGTTCCCGCCTTCTTTCCCACCGTCATTCCCTATTTATCTACCAGTTCTTTATTTACCTCAACCCTGCAACTGCAACCGGCAACCTCAGCCGACCAACAACCAAAACGGGAGCCGGCCAGACAGCATACACAACCGTTTCCCTGAAATGGAGGACACGCGCCAAAACTGGGGATACGTCATCAACGATGACGAAGACAACGACGATGGACAGGATGTTAGAAGGCCCATTAATTTTGACGTTATTGAACCGAACAACACTGTAACGAGGAGGCCTCCTCCAGTTGAGCACGGGACCGTTCAAGGAGACGGCACTTTGAATAGTATTCCTCCTGGAGCTCCGCCGACTACTTTTCGCCCGTCAACTACGAGAAGGCCACCTGAGAACGCGCCAAAAGAGGTTTCCACAAAGCAACTCCCGACTAACTGTGATGCCGCGGTACTTAGTTGTTGCCACCGGCCTGAGATAACCTTCGAATGCTTCACAACGCAAGGCTGCCCAGACGTCGGTTCCTACGGGAACCCCTGCGAACCCAACGTTATTCTCAGAGTAATTGAAAGGTTCCAGAGGTTCTACCAGCAGCGGACTGGAACCACGTGA